The proteins below are encoded in one region of Segatella copri:
- a CDS encoding DUF1788 domain-containing protein: MTIKELDDKLNSPGFQDTENGDLFYNFFIYQYPAEKEYDIRRQIQEFKANLIRPVNYVDVLTLNLFEEFCNFLDQKKFLRHPSMLKYQLEKEQADPSKAKNTQDTLTRNAHSPEFVQYIHQRIIDHITIKDQYRRPYVFLYGIGSMFPYLRVNEFLALYEDYNETGKYKIIVFYPGHRDQNSFRLFDTLPDNHTYRATLLINE, encoded by the coding sequence ATGACGATAAAAGAACTTGATGATAAACTGAACAGCCCTGGCTTCCAGGACACGGAGAACGGCGACCTGTTCTACAACTTCTTCATCTACCAATATCCGGCAGAGAAGGAGTATGACATCCGTCGGCAGATACAGGAGTTCAAGGCGAATCTCATTCGCCCGGTCAACTACGTGGATGTGCTTACGCTGAATCTGTTTGAGGAGTTTTGCAACTTTCTCGACCAGAAGAAGTTTCTGCGCCATCCATCCATGCTGAAATACCAGTTGGAGAAAGAGCAGGCAGATCCGTCAAAGGCAAAGAACACCCAGGACACGCTGACCCGTAATGCCCATTCTCCAGAGTTCGTGCAGTACATTCATCAGCGTATCATCGACCATATCACCATCAAGGATCAATACCGCCGTCCATACGTTTTCCTGTATGGCATCGGCAGTATGTTCCCCTATCTGAGAGTCAATGAGTTTCTTGCCCTCTATGAGGACTACAACGAGACTGGGAAGTATAAGATTATCGTCTTCTACCCAGGTCATCGTGACCAGAACTCTTTCCGTCTGTTTGATACGCTCCCAGACAATCACACTTATCGTGCAACACTACTTATCAATGAGTAA